The genomic stretch GCAACGTTGCCACCCTTGCCCGACTTGTCGGCCAGTTGCGCACGCACTTCGGCTTCGAGCGTCGATGCGCTTGCGAGCACCTTGGTGCCACACGGCGAGAACACTTGCGCATAGATGTGCGTGTTCGTGCGGTGCACGGCCAGACGCGCGACTTGCAGCTCAGCGATCTTGATCCGCGTCTGACGAGCGCGGCGCAGGCGAGATTGAGTCTTATCCATGATTGCGCACCCTTACTTCTTCTTCGTTTCTTTGAGGATCACAACCTCGTTGGCATAGCGCACGCCCTTGCCCTTGTAGGGCTCCGGCGGACGGTAGCCGCGCACTTCGGCAGCGACCTGGCCAACTTTCTGCTTGTCGATCCCCTTGATCACGATTTCGGTTTGCGACGGGGTCTCAGCCTTGACACCTTCCGGCATCTGGTGCACCACGGGGTGCGAGAAACCCAGCGACAGGTTCAGCTTGTCGCCTTGCGCTTGCGCACGGTAACCGACGCCAACCAGCGTCAGCTTGCGCTCGAAACCCTTCGTCACGCCGTGCACCATGTTCGCGACCAGCGCGCGCATCGTGCCCGACATCGCATTTGCTTCGCGGCTTTCGTCAGCCGGCTCGAACTTCAGCGTGCCGTTGTCGTTCACCACCTTCACCAGGCGATTCGCGTTTTGCGAGATCGAACCCAGCGGACCCTTGACGGTAATGCGCTCGTCGCTCAGGGCCACTTCTGCGCCTTGCAGCGCGATCGGGCTTTTACCTACTCGAGACATGTTTCTTCTCCCTTC from Paraburkholderia phymatum STM815 encodes the following:
- the rplR gene encoding 50S ribosomal protein L18 encodes the protein MDKTQSRLRRARQTRIKIAELQVARLAVHRTNTHIYAQVFSPCGTKVLASASTLEAEVRAQLADKSGKGGNVAAATLIGKRIAEKAKAAGIESVAFDRSGFRYHGRVKALADAAREAGLKF
- the rplF gene encoding 50S ribosomal protein L6, translating into MSRVGKSPIALQGAEVALSDERITVKGPLGSISQNANRLVKVVNDNGTLKFEPADESREANAMSGTMRALVANMVHGVTKGFERKLTLVGVGYRAQAQGDKLNLSLGFSHPVVHQMPEGVKAETPSQTEIVIKGIDKQKVGQVAAEVRGYRPPEPYKGKGVRYANEVVILKETKKK